In Halobacteriovorax sp. HLS, one DNA window encodes the following:
- the menD gene encoding 2-succinyl-5-enolpyruvyl-6-hydroxy-3-cyclohexene-1-carboxylic-acid synthase, giving the protein MRTHNLSNLWSSIIIDELIKSEVIDFYISPGMRCAPLVNSLIENSKAKLYVGIDERAQAYRALGCSKATGRTSALICTSGTALANYLPALIEAKKSAVPLIVLSADRPVELALSDANQTIDQNKFYSQHVMADACLGAPTEQIAPSVIRNTINHLLFRSMYPNKGPVHFNIPLREPLDDSVTPISKEYLDQSQKSFNRTIQTDYYGPIQSLSNDLIDKVSAIVSNTKNGILVIGSLPNSMCKESVRKLIDKLNWPMHLDVSSSLKFSYSLNDKIIPTFDHPEVYENISKNLPSTIIHLGGRTTSKHYYRLLEENPSIEYITVNWSEQKEDPAQSVDLRIVSHVDQFCTQLCERIENSSSLLEIDFTNFVKKKIELIEESEISYPVLSKKIIENIRDNSSLYISNSTVVRSFDNYISQATTKSLDIFTNRGVSGIEGLLASAIGSAEGSEKYTTLVVGDISLLHDLNSLQMLKTSKQNLCIIVVNNFGGGIFTLLPIAKNQQLLPYLTTPHQVNFENAAKMFDLDYHKVDNTSDFLDCYLKAQEHMSKVIIEVTIDNEKNVELYKTLKTLKL; this is encoded by the coding sequence ATGCGAACCCATAATTTATCAAATTTGTGGTCTTCTATAATAATTGACGAGCTGATAAAAAGTGAAGTTATTGACTTTTATATCTCGCCAGGAATGCGTTGTGCACCTCTTGTAAACTCCCTTATTGAAAACTCTAAAGCGAAACTCTATGTTGGTATTGATGAACGTGCCCAAGCTTACAGGGCCCTAGGATGTTCCAAGGCCACAGGCCGAACGAGTGCTCTAATTTGTACATCAGGAACCGCTCTAGCAAATTATCTACCAGCATTAATAGAAGCGAAAAAATCTGCAGTACCTCTGATCGTTCTCTCTGCGGATAGGCCTGTTGAATTAGCATTGAGTGACGCGAACCAGACAATAGATCAAAATAAATTCTACTCACAACATGTGATGGCCGATGCATGTCTTGGTGCTCCAACAGAACAAATTGCACCCTCGGTGATTAGAAATACAATTAATCACCTACTATTTAGATCCATGTATCCTAATAAGGGTCCAGTTCACTTTAATATACCTCTACGTGAACCACTAGATGATTCAGTAACACCAATTTCTAAAGAATATCTAGATCAATCACAGAAAAGTTTTAATAGAACTATACAAACCGACTACTATGGCCCTATTCAATCACTATCTAATGATCTCATAGACAAAGTAAGTGCCATAGTTTCGAATACTAAGAATGGTATTCTCGTTATAGGCTCTTTACCTAATTCAATGTGCAAAGAAAGTGTTAGAAAGCTCATTGATAAACTTAACTGGCCGATGCATCTTGATGTATCTTCGTCTTTGAAGTTTAGCTATTCGCTTAATGATAAAATCATTCCAACATTTGACCATCCAGAGGTCTATGAGAATATTTCTAAGAATCTTCCTTCGACAATTATTCATTTAGGTGGAAGAACTACCTCTAAGCATTACTACAGACTACTAGAAGAGAATCCAAGTATAGAATATATTACCGTCAACTGGAGTGAGCAAAAAGAAGACCCTGCTCAAAGTGTTGACCTAAGAATTGTCTCTCATGTTGATCAATTCTGTACCCAGCTTTGCGAAAGAATTGAAAACTCTAGCTCTTTACTAGAGATTGATTTCACTAATTTCGTTAAAAAGAAAATTGAGCTTATTGAAGAATCAGAAATTTCCTATCCAGTACTTTCCAAAAAAATAATTGAAAATATTAGAGATAATTCATCTCTATATATTTCTAATAGTACCGTGGTTAGAAGTTTTGATAACTATATCTCACAAGCAACTACAAAGTCGTTAGATATATTCACAAATCGTGGAGTGAGTGGAATCGAAGGATTACTGGCCTCAGCAATAGGTAGTGCTGAAGGTAGCGAAAAATACACAACACTAGTGGTTGGTGATATTAGTCTTCTTCACGACTTAAATTCATTGCAAATGCTTAAGACTTCAAAACAGAATCTTTGCATAATTGTTGTTAATAATTTCGGAGGAGGTATCTTTACTCTCCTACCAATTGCAAAGAATCAGCAATTACTGCCTTACTTAACAACTCCACACCAAGTAAACTTTGAAAACGCTGCAAAGATGTTTGATTTAGATTATCATAAAGTTGATAATACAAGTGACTTCTTAGATTGTTACTTAAAAGCTCAAGAACACATGAGCAAAGTCATTATCGAAGTTACGATAGATAATGAAAAAAATGTTGAACTCTACAAGACATTAAAGACACTAAAGTTATAG
- a CDS encoding isochorismate synthase MenF has protein sequence MINLLELKHSVIRQLSEHWKNVDFEAITKDKKRFVTYKFKIEQTQLSNLLGHVIHRPLNYFKSKDGKKEILGIGSHITYTKKYDYNKLLGLIEQHEDLIFLGAQRFSQSTKRDETWTGFDECHFSLPKLVFETSENQTVLKVIFNKKSLTSEDKRANALFELEAYLNFIRHEFAVVNTCSTTTYPEKSHWDKMMKACMDNLEKTPLEKVVLARKEIIEFDRIVDPMAIFEKNIKNAPDSYHLYLDPGDGKVFMSFTPEKLFKAKDREISLDCLAGTRPRSNDFELDLKYQSELTSSPKELEEHRIVSREIQEKLSMLGAQVKIEAPESVLKLKYIQHIHTHIVGTLSEKSNFAVLLNTLHPTPAVGGRPWVMAKKCIDEIEPFDRGLYAGPMGYISSDSCEFAVAIRSALSEETKLHVFGGCGLVTGSDTDSEWLESKNKMKIFEQPTL, from the coding sequence ATGATTAATCTTCTAGAACTTAAACATTCAGTTATTAGACAACTTTCTGAACATTGGAAAAATGTAGATTTTGAAGCTATTACTAAAGATAAGAAGAGATTTGTTACATATAAATTTAAAATCGAACAAACTCAATTATCAAATTTACTAGGTCATGTTATTCACAGACCGCTTAATTACTTCAAAAGTAAAGATGGAAAGAAAGAGATCTTAGGTATTGGCTCTCATATCACTTATACAAAGAAGTATGACTACAATAAACTCCTAGGATTAATCGAGCAACATGAAGATCTTATCTTCCTCGGTGCCCAACGCTTTTCACAGTCTACAAAAAGAGATGAAACTTGGACAGGTTTTGACGAGTGCCATTTCTCTTTACCGAAGCTAGTTTTTGAAACTTCTGAAAATCAAACTGTGCTTAAAGTTATCTTTAATAAGAAATCTCTTACGAGTGAAGACAAAAGGGCCAATGCCTTATTTGAACTTGAAGCGTATTTGAATTTTATTCGTCATGAGTTTGCAGTTGTAAATACTTGCTCGACAACAACTTATCCAGAAAAATCACATTGGGATAAGATGATGAAAGCCTGCATGGACAACTTAGAAAAGACTCCACTTGAAAAAGTTGTTCTAGCAAGAAAAGAAATAATAGAGTTTGACAGAATAGTTGATCCGATGGCCATTTTTGAGAAGAATATCAAAAATGCTCCAGATAGCTATCACCTCTACCTTGATCCAGGAGATGGTAAGGTCTTCATGAGTTTTACTCCTGAAAAGCTCTTCAAAGCAAAAGATAGAGAAATATCTCTAGATTGTTTAGCTGGAACAAGACCAAGGTCAAATGATTTTGAACTTGATCTTAAATACCAAAGTGAACTAACGAGTTCACCAAAAGAGCTCGAAGAGCACAGAATAGTTTCTCGCGAAATTCAAGAGAAACTTTCAATGCTTGGAGCTCAGGTAAAAATAGAAGCTCCAGAAAGTGTTCTAAAATTAAAGTATATTCAACATATTCATACTCACATAGTTGGAACTCTTTCAGAAAAGAGTAACTTTGCAGTTCTTCTTAATACACTTCATCCAACACCAGCTGTTGGAGGTAGACCATGGGTAATGGCGAAGAAGTGTATCGATGAAATTGAGCCATTTGACAGAGGCCTCTATGCAGGACCAATGGGTTATATTAGTTCTGATTCTTGCGAGTTTGCCGTTGCTATCAGAAGTGCTCTTAGTGAAGAAACAAAGCTTCATGTATTTGGAGGATGTGGCCTAGTGACTGGAAGTGATACTGATAGCGAGTGGCTTGAGTCAAAGAATAAAATGAAGATCTTTGAGCAACCAACGTTATAG
- the ubiE gene encoding bifunctional demethylmenaquinone methyltransferase/2-methoxy-6-polyprenyl-1,4-benzoquinol methylase UbiE, with translation MNSALQGRKKESWKIFDEIAGTYDLLNRILSCGIDVYWRRKLLKNLPQRNNLIALDLATGTGDVALVLAKSPKIEKITGLDLSRGMVELGKVKVKKAKKENKIALHIGDGCNIPAADSTVDVVTISFGIRNFPDPQKSLREIFRVLKPNGRVMIMEFGLPKNKIVHAVYMFYFRHLLPFVGNLLSKHRDAYTYLNETVEDFAYGDDFTAWMKEAGFNNARFEELTFGIANLYIGDKE, from the coding sequence ATGAATTCAGCACTTCAGGGTCGAAAAAAAGAATCTTGGAAGATCTTTGACGAGATTGCAGGAACTTATGACTTATTAAACCGCATCCTATCTTGCGGGATAGATGTTTATTGGAGAAGAAAACTTCTTAAGAATCTTCCTCAAAGAAATAACCTAATAGCGCTAGACCTTGCTACAGGAACTGGAGATGTTGCCCTTGTACTTGCGAAGTCTCCTAAGATTGAAAAGATAACAGGTCTTGACCTATCTAGAGGAATGGTTGAGCTTGGAAAAGTTAAGGTAAAGAAAGCTAAAAAAGAAAATAAGATAGCACTACATATTGGTGATGGATGTAATATTCCTGCAGCAGATTCAACTGTTGATGTTGTAACGATTAGTTTTGGAATTCGAAATTTTCCAGACCCACAAAAATCTCTTCGTGAAATTTTTAGAGTATTAAAGCCAAATGGTCGCGTAATGATCATGGAATTTGGTCTCCCAAAGAATAAAATAGTTCATGCAGTTTATATGTTCTACTTTAGACACCTACTTCCTTTTGTAGGAAATCTATTATCAAAACATAGAGATGCTTATACATATTTAAATGAAACAGTCGAAGACTTCGCTTACGGCGATGACTTTACAGCTTGGATGAAAGAAGCTGGTTTTAATAATGCTAGATTTGAAGAGCTCACATTTGGAATCGCAAATCTATATATAGGTGATAAAGAATAA
- a CDS encoding polyprenyl synthetase family protein, giving the protein MLQDFLSTIPLKTLKHVKDMDLNISSPNCNKAINDLLQNSVLVGGKRLRPLLTYLVGSLFGQDFSKVAPYAKSIELVHAASLSHDDVIDNATTRRNVASINIQASNKKAVLAGDYLLADVIVGLTQAGNLELVGEMAKVIQDLAVGEWIQSDAIENRDYTSELIETIAIKKTASVMSWCCFSPAILAGHSAEVVEKARQMGIDLGIAFQLMDDTLDFSESSQKDANLDLENGLVNAVLFQWLQLNPSLNEKYKAGEGLISIYNGEKIDKAVEIVKQTAMSHINSARSLLDEIQSDICSNEKEVKAFEKNKKPILYIFDYLTQRRH; this is encoded by the coding sequence ATGTTACAAGATTTTTTATCGACAATTCCATTGAAGACTCTAAAGCATGTCAAAGACATGGATTTAAATATATCTTCCCCTAACTGTAATAAGGCCATTAATGATCTATTGCAAAATAGTGTTCTTGTTGGTGGGAAGAGGTTACGTCCACTTTTAACTTATTTAGTAGGTAGCTTGTTTGGACAAGACTTCTCAAAAGTCGCTCCTTATGCAAAATCCATTGAGCTCGTTCACGCGGCTAGTTTAAGCCACGATGATGTTATAGATAACGCAACGACTAGAAGAAATGTTGCTTCGATCAATATACAGGCCTCTAATAAGAAAGCAGTACTTGCAGGTGATTATTTACTAGCAGATGTTATTGTTGGATTGACACAGGCCGGAAATTTAGAGCTAGTGGGTGAGATGGCAAAGGTTATTCAAGACCTTGCTGTGGGTGAGTGGATTCAGTCAGATGCTATTGAAAATAGAGACTATACAAGTGAACTTATCGAGACAATTGCAATAAAGAAGACTGCTTCAGTAATGAGCTGGTGTTGTTTTTCTCCTGCTATCTTGGCCGGACATAGCGCAGAGGTTGTAGAGAAAGCTAGGCAGATGGGAATTGATCTTGGTATTGCTTTTCAATTAATGGATGACACATTAGATTTTAGTGAATCCTCTCAAAAAGATGCTAATTTAGACCTTGAAAATGGGCTTGTTAATGCGGTTCTCTTCCAATGGCTTCAACTTAATCCTTCTCTTAATGAAAAGTACAAAGCAGGTGAAGGTTTAATTTCTATATATAATGGTGAGAAAATTGACAAGGCCGTTGAGATAGTCAAGCAAACGGCCATGAGTCATATTAATAGCGCTCGTTCTCTTCTAGATGAGATTCAGTCAGATATCTGTTCTAATGAAAAAGAAGTTAAGGCCTTTGAAAAGAACAAGAAGCCTATTTTATATATCTTTGATTATCTAACACAACGTAGACATTAA
- a CDS encoding aminopeptidase P N-terminal domain-containing protein: MENTNFKNRRYTTLSKLKDGVAIIPAAGYKTRSNDTEFTFRQNSNFKYLTGCNEPDAILVLTPHLEKKDHLFVRPNDRLMEIWSGRRLGPEKSKEVFDMDECYSIDDFQKVLPELLKGHREVFLDLFNETELLMKVRKICMDLDPRGRLKTPTPKAFRHVSSLIEQQRLIKDQNEILKMKKAAHATNRAHRAAMAKAKVGANEAEIFNLMEYVFRQNGAHSSAYESIVAGGVNGTILHYVQNNMQLADGDMLLIDAGSEFDTYASDVTRTFPINGKYTGIQKEVYEIVLEAMKNSFSKCSPGHTLEEVHMESVKSLSQGLRDLKIFKQSIDEIVEKNLYKEFYPHGTSHWLGMDVHDQNPYMDDDFRPITFKEGMLFTVEPGLYFQPDNLDIPSELRGMAVRIEDDILITESSHENLTAMIPKEVKEVEKACEENYEQFL, encoded by the coding sequence ATGGAAAACACTAATTTTAAAAATAGAAGATACACAACTCTATCAAAATTAAAAGATGGAGTCGCCATCATACCAGCGGCTGGATACAAGACAAGATCTAACGACACAGAGTTCACTTTTAGACAAAACTCTAATTTTAAATATCTTACTGGTTGCAACGAACCAGATGCGATACTTGTTCTAACACCTCACCTTGAAAAGAAAGATCACCTCTTCGTTAGGCCAAATGATAGACTTATGGAAATTTGGTCTGGCAGACGTCTTGGTCCAGAGAAGTCAAAAGAAGTTTTTGATATGGACGAGTGTTATTCAATTGACGATTTTCAAAAAGTTTTGCCTGAGCTTTTAAAAGGACACCGCGAAGTATTTTTAGACCTATTCAATGAGACAGAACTTCTTATGAAGGTTAGAAAAATATGCATGGATCTTGATCCAAGAGGTAGATTAAAGACACCTACTCCTAAAGCATTTCGTCACGTCAGCTCTCTTATTGAGCAACAACGACTCATTAAAGATCAAAATGAAATTCTAAAAATGAAAAAAGCAGCTCATGCAACTAATAGAGCACACCGGGCCGCAATGGCAAAAGCGAAAGTGGGCGCCAACGAGGCTGAAATTTTCAACTTAATGGAATATGTCTTTAGACAAAATGGAGCTCACTCAAGTGCTTATGAATCAATTGTAGCAGGTGGAGTAAATGGAACGATTCTACATTACGTTCAAAATAACATGCAGCTAGCTGACGGAGACATGCTCTTAATCGATGCTGGAAGTGAGTTTGATACTTACGCAAGTGATGTAACAAGAACTTTCCCAATAAATGGTAAGTACACAGGGATTCAAAAAGAAGTTTACGAAATTGTTCTTGAGGCCATGAAAAATAGCTTCTCCAAATGTTCTCCAGGGCACACCCTTGAAGAAGTTCACATGGAATCAGTAAAGTCATTGTCCCAAGGACTAAGAGATTTAAAAATATTCAAGCAAAGTATTGATGAGATTGTTGAAAAAAATCTCTATAAAGAATTCTACCCTCATGGAACAAGCCATTGGTTAGGAATGGATGTTCACGATCAAAATCCATATATGGACGATGACTTTCGCCCAATTACATTTAAAGAAGGCATGCTCTTTACAGTTGAGCCAGGTCTCTACTTTCAACCAGATAATTTAGATATTCCAAGTGAACTAAGAGGTATGGCCGTTAGAATTGAAGATGATATTTTAATCACAGAAAGCTCCCATGAAAACTTAACAGCAATGATCCCTAAAGAAGTTAAAGAGGTAGAAAAAGCATGCGAAGAAAATTACGAACAATTCTTATAG
- a CDS encoding carboxypeptidase M32, with translation MKSYNKLVALNEKLHNLAHLGSIVSWDQQTMMPAGSNDARSKAMAEFGVLMHQLSTDPKIGDNLELAANEDLDSNQRATLREMRRSYEMATILPEKLVKAKSLAGSKCEHAWRDQRGKNDWSGFLDNFKEVVSLSREEANLRADKSGLTPYDALVDLYEPGMTSKTLDSIFNDVKSWLPKLIEDVVEKQKSINIIEPVGPFSVESQKELGLKVMAKLGFDFNKGRVDISSHPFCGGVSEDIRMTTRYDESDFVQSLMGIVHETGHARYEQNLPKDFLALPSGSARSMGIHESQSLFFEMQIGRGRPFLESIHKDLIDCFGDKDFFSLDNLVKIYGRVQPGFIRVDADEVTYPAHVILRYEIERDLINGKIEASDIPDIWNDLMMKYLGIDTKGNFSQGPMQDIHWTDGAFGYFPSYTLGAMYAAQQFNTVEKLNPSIHDSIARGDYSAAFDWLKKNIWEKGSLLTTNELIVQATGEELNPKFLKDHLVSRYL, from the coding sequence ATGAAATCATATAATAAATTAGTCGCATTAAATGAAAAGTTACATAATTTGGCCCATCTTGGATCTATTGTAAGTTGGGATCAACAAACCATGATGCCTGCAGGATCTAACGATGCTAGGTCAAAGGCCATGGCAGAGTTTGGTGTCTTAATGCATCAACTTTCAACTGATCCTAAAATTGGTGATAATCTAGAGCTCGCTGCTAATGAAGATTTAGATAGTAATCAAAGAGCAACTTTAAGAGAGATGAGAAGAAGCTATGAAATGGCAACCATCTTACCTGAAAAATTAGTAAAGGCTAAGTCTCTTGCAGGTTCTAAGTGTGAGCACGCTTGGCGTGATCAAAGAGGTAAGAACGATTGGAGTGGCTTCTTAGATAACTTTAAAGAGGTTGTTTCTCTCTCAAGAGAAGAAGCTAATTTGAGAGCGGACAAGTCAGGACTAACTCCTTATGATGCCTTGGTTGATCTTTATGAACCTGGTATGACTTCAAAGACTTTAGACAGTATTTTTAATGATGTTAAAAGTTGGCTTCCTAAGTTAATTGAAGACGTTGTTGAAAAACAAAAGTCTATTAATATCATTGAACCAGTAGGGCCTTTTAGTGTCGAGAGTCAAAAAGAATTAGGTTTAAAAGTTATGGCCAAGCTTGGTTTTGACTTTAATAAAGGAAGAGTTGATATTTCTTCACATCCTTTTTGCGGAGGAGTTAGTGAAGATATAAGAATGACCACTCGCTATGATGAGTCTGATTTTGTACAGTCTCTAATGGGGATTGTTCATGAAACAGGTCACGCTAGATATGAACAAAATTTGCCAAAAGATTTCCTGGCCCTTCCATCTGGTTCAGCTCGCTCAATGGGAATTCACGAGAGTCAGAGTCTTTTTTTTGAAATGCAGATTGGAAGAGGTAGGCCATTTCTTGAGTCTATTCATAAAGACTTAATTGATTGTTTTGGAGACAAAGATTTCTTCTCGTTAGACAACCTTGTTAAAATTTATGGCAGAGTTCAACCTGGTTTTATTCGCGTTGACGCTGATGAAGTTACCTATCCAGCTCATGTGATTCTTCGCTATGAAATTGAGAGAGATCTGATAAATGGAAAGATAGAGGCCTCTGATATCCCTGATATCTGGAACGATTTAATGATGAAGTATTTAGGAATTGATACTAAAGGGAATTTCTCTCAGGGACCTATGCAAGATATACATTGGACAGATGGAGCATTCGGGTATTTTCCTTCCTATACTTTAGGAGCAATGTATGCTGCTCAACAATTCAATACTGTAGAGAAACTAAACCCTTCTATTCATGACTCAATTGCTCGTGGAGACTACAGTGCTGCATTTGATTGGCTGAAGAAAAATATATGGGAAAAGGGTAGTTTATTAACCACGAATGAGCTCATTGTGCAGGCGACTGGCGAAGAGCTTAACCCTAAGTTTTTGAAAGATCATCTTGTATCAAGATATCTATAA
- a CDS encoding ABC transporter substrate-binding protein: MKALVLSFILSVLFCLQVSAKQPPVVIKVGTVAIAKKWSDIYSEVSRLILEKAQLKSRIMVTPYLRVKNGLEDGTIHMSIMFRSADVDTYTVAIGKVREKKIVVLGKRGNHFNSLSSLHGKTVATQRGTHYDADFDKDDKILKQSSNSYEQNILLVLKGRVDGVIGDYQSILTVAKGLGHSPSDFDRPLVLSRKSSWLLLSSSSVTPELRKKIEIAYQSVLNSGQIEKLINTYPSWLKD, encoded by the coding sequence GTGAAAGCTTTAGTCTTATCCTTTATTCTTTCTGTTTTATTTTGTCTGCAAGTTAGCGCCAAGCAACCTCCTGTCGTGATAAAGGTAGGGACTGTGGCCATTGCTAAGAAATGGTCTGATATCTATAGCGAAGTATCTCGTCTCATTCTCGAAAAAGCGCAGCTTAAGTCTCGCATAATGGTAACTCCTTATTTAAGAGTAAAGAACGGCCTAGAGGATGGTACGATTCATATGAGTATTATGTTTAGGTCCGCTGACGTAGATACTTACACTGTAGCGATTGGGAAAGTTAGGGAAAAAAAGATCGTCGTTTTGGGAAAGAGAGGAAATCATTTTAACTCTTTATCAAGTTTACATGGGAAGACTGTAGCGACTCAAAGAGGTACTCACTATGATGCTGACTTTGATAAGGATGATAAAATCTTAAAACAGTCTTCTAATAGTTACGAACAAAATATTCTTCTTGTTTTAAAAGGCCGTGTTGATGGTGTGATTGGTGACTATCAAAGTATCTTAACTGTTGCAAAAGGTTTGGGACATTCTCCAAGTGATTTTGATAGACCGTTAGTTCTAAGCCGTAAAAGTTCTTGGCTATTATTATCAAGCTCTAGTGTAACTCCTGAGTTACGAAAAAAGATTGAGATTGCCTACCAGAGCGTATTGAATTCTGGACAAATAGAGAAGCTAATTAATACTTATCCATCATGGTTAAAAGATTAG